In Bifidobacterium scardovii JCM 12489 = DSM 13734, the genomic stretch GAGCAGGCGGAAGCGTTCGCGAACGTCGGACATGGAGACCACGACGGCGTCCTTGGTGGGCTTGCCGGAGAAGACCAGGCGGACCGGGTCGGCCTTGCCGCCGATGCCGAGCGGGTGGATCTCCAGCTTCGGCTTGGCGATGGTGCCGATGGACGGGGAGACCTCGAGCATGTGGGAGCCCATGTCGAGCTCGTCGCCCTCGGTGAAGTTGTAGGAGTAGTCCTCCATAAGGGAGGCGCCACCCTCAAGGCCGTAGCCCATGACGGCGCCGATGCGCACGAGGACGGCGGTCTTCCAGTCGCCTTCGGCGGAGAAGCCCCAGCCGTACTCGGACGGGAAGCGCTGCGGGCCGACGCCCGGCAGCTGCGGCAGGGCGCCGAGGTCCTCGAAGTTGTCGACGCCGGCGGTGCAGCCGTTGGCGCGCATCATGTTGACCATCGCGGCCTCTTCCTTGGCGGCGATGAACAGGGAGTCGTACTTGGCGTCCAGCAGGGCCGGGTCGACGTCGTACTTGGCCTTGTAGTCCTCGATAATGGCCTTGACCTGGTCGTCCTTGACGGCGTCGTACGCGGCGACGAGCTCGTTGACGGCCCAGGTGTTGATGGAGGCGCCGAACACGCGCTCGGCCTCGGTCTTGTCGCCCTCGGTGACGGCGACGTTGCGCATGTTGTCGCCCCAGCGCATGACCTTCATGTTGTTGGAGGCGTCCCAGCCGGCGCAGGCGCGGGCCCAGGTGCCGACCTTCTCGGCGACCTCGGGGTCGGTGTAGTGGCCGACGACGACCTTGCGCTTGATGCCGAGGCGGGAGACGATGTAACCGAACTCACGGTCGCCGTGGGCGGCCTGGTTCAGGTTCATGAAGTCCATGTCGATGGTCTCCCACGGGATCTCCTTGTGGTGCTGGGTGGCCAGCTGCAGCAGCGGCTTGGTCAGCACTTCGAGGCCGCGGATCCACATCTTGGCCGGGGAGAAGGTGTGGCACCAAGTGATGACGCCGATGACGTTCGGGTTGGCGGAGGCCTCGACCATGAACTGCTTGACGCCGTCGGAGGACTTCAGGGTGGGCTTCAACACGATCTTGGCCGGGATCTTGCCGGTGTTGTTCAGGTAGTCGACCATTTCGGCGGAGTGGATGGCGACCTGACGCAGGGCCTCCTCGCCGTACAGGTCCTGCGAACCGACGCCGAACCAGATTTCCTTGCCCTCGAAGGGGTTTTCCATAACCATGGGGTTACTTCCTTTACTTCTTTGTTTATAGGGTTTTCGGGTTAAGTTTTGTGTGCCGGCCGGAGGCTCCCCTCGTTGAGGGGGCTGTCACCGGTAGTGGGTGAGGGGCTTTCGTATTGCTCCCCTCAGTCGGCTTCGCCGCCAGCTCCCCTCATGGAGGGGAGCCAAAACACACACCACGCGCTGGCGGAGTCAGCGCTGATCTGGCGCGTGCGGCCTCTAGGCGCACCGAGGGAAGGCGTACGAAGGTACGCCTTCCGAGGAGCAACGACGAGGACACCCCGTTATTCCAGCGCTGGCGAAGTCAGCGCTGATTTGATGCGTGTGTCCGCAAGGCGCGGAAGGCGAAGGCGTACGAAGGTACGTCGAGCCTTCCGCAACGCGGCGGACACTCCATCAAATCAGTGCTGGCCGTAGACGTTCTGGTAGCGGTCGTTGAGCTTATCAATATCGGCCTGATCGATCTCGATGATGTCGCCAAGCTGACGGGCGGCCCACATCGTATGCGCGACCTCCTCGGTCATCGCCGCAGCCTTGACCGCGCCCTCGGCATCCTTGCCGATCGTGAACGGACCATGATTCTGCATCAGC encodes the following:
- the araA gene encoding L-arabinose isomerase yields the protein MVMENPFEGKEIWFGVGSQDLYGEEALRQVAIHSAEMVDYLNNTGKIPAKIVLKPTLKSSDGVKQFMVEASANPNVIGVITWCHTFSPAKMWIRGLEVLTKPLLQLATQHHKEIPWETIDMDFMNLNQAAHGDREFGYIVSRLGIKRKVVVGHYTDPEVAEKVGTWARACAGWDASNNMKVMRWGDNMRNVAVTEGDKTEAERVFGASINTWAVNELVAAYDAVKDDQVKAIIEDYKAKYDVDPALLDAKYDSLFIAAKEEAAMVNMMRANGCTAGVDNFEDLGALPQLPGVGPQRFPSEYGWGFSAEGDWKTAVLVRIGAVMGYGLEGGASLMEDYSYNFTEGDELDMGSHMLEVSPSIGTIAKPKLEIHPLGIGGKADPVRLVFSGKPTKDAVVVSMSDVRERFRLLMDVVDVVEPQGSLKELPCARAVWEPKPSLKTAVECWITAGGSHHTCMTTSVGREAWEDFARIAGVELAVIDENTTARQFEKELELSEMYHRLNNQH